In Prochlorococcus marinus CUG1435, the genomic window AATACTATTAATTCCCTTTCCTAGAGAAGTCTTTTTTGCAAAACCTTTAGCAGCAATATTAAGCAATATATTCTTTGGTGTACTTGGTTATAAGTTAGCGGATACCCATGGAAGAACATTATTGAGATTATTTAATCCAAGTAATACTGATGCTTATCTAGTTAACGAAGGTATACTTCCTGCTGCAAGTCCTAAAATTCTAGATACGAGTGTAATTATTGATGGCAGAATTAATGGCTTATTAAGTTGCGGCTTGTTGGAAGGGCAATTAATTATTGCTCAAAGTGTAATTGATGAATTACAAACTTTAGCTGACTCAAGCAGTAATGAAAAAAGGTCTAAGGGAAGAAGAGGTCTAAAATTGTTAAAAGAATTAAGGGATTTATACGGAAGAAGACTTGTAATAAACCCAACAAAGTATGAAGGTAATGGGGTAGATGAAAAACTCTTAAAAATTACTGAGGATATGTCAGGAACTTTAATTACGGCCGATTACAATCTCTCTCAAATTGCTGAAGTTAAAGAATTAAAAGTCATGAACTTGAGTGATTTGGTTATTGCTTTAAGGCCAGAAGTCCAGCCTGGAGAGTCACTTAATATAAAAATTGTAAGAGAGGGTAAAGAAAAAATGCAAGGTATTGGATATTTAGATGACGGAACAATGGTAGTTATTGATGAAGCAAAGAATTTTGTGGGAAGCAGATTAGATATTGTAATCACAGGAGCACTACAAACTCCCACTGGAAGAATGGTATTTGGAAAACTTATAAATAATCCTGAGTCAAACAAATCTTTTAAATCACCAGCGACACAGGGCTAAATCTAGCTAGAATCAAATCAATCTTTTAATTTCGTGATACAAATGACTGTATCTGCTCCTTATTACGGCGAAAATACCGTTATGAGGACTCCTCCCCCTGATCTACCCTCTCTTTTACTTAAAGAGAGAATCGTCTATCTTGGTTTACCATTATTTTCAGATGATGATGCAAAAAGACAACTAGGTATGGATGTAACTGAGCTAATCATTGCTCAACTTCTTTATCTAGAGTTTGAGGATCCTGAAAAACCTATATATTTCTATATCAATTCAACAGGGACAAGTTGGTATACTGGTGACGCAGTTGGCTTCGAAACAGAGGCTTTCGCTATCTGCGACACAATAAGCTATATTAAGCCTCCAGTACACACAATATGTATAGGACAAGCTATGGGTACTGCTGCAGTTATCCTTTCATCAGGCACGAAGGGGCAAAGAGCAGCTCTTCCGCATGCCTCAATTGTTCTACATCAACCAATAAGTGGTGCCAGAGGTCAAGCAACCGATATCCAAATAAGAGCTGAGGAAGTATTGAAAAATAAAAAATCAATGCTGGAGATTCTATCTCGTAATACTGGAAAGACTATAGAAGAACTCTCTAAAGACTCTGACAGGATGAGTTATCTTAATCCTCAAGAAGCTTTAGATTATGGCGTAATAGACAGAATACTCACAAGTCAAAAAGATTTACCAAATAAAATTTAACTCTCACAACCAACTATTAAAATCATGCCAATAGGAACTCCAAGCGTGCCTTACAGACTTCCAGGAAGTCAATATGAAAGATGGGTCGATATATATACAAGATTAGGAGTTGAAAGAATTCTTTTTCTTGGACAAGAAGTAAATGATGGTATTGCAAATAGCCTTGTTGCACAAATGCTTTATCTAGATTCTGATGACAATTCCAAACCTATCTATCTTTATATTAATAGCCCAGGAGGATCAGTAACTGCTGGTTTGGCTATATATGACACTATCAAATACGTAAAAAGTGATGTAGTTACGATATGCGTCGGCCTTGCAGCCTCCATGGGTGCATTCCTTTTGGCGGCTGGCACAAAAGGTAAAAGAGTTGCTCTGCCTCATAGCAGAATAATGATTCATCAACCCCTAGGTGGAACATCCCAACGCCAAGCAAGTGATATTGAAATAGAAGCTAAGGAAATTTTGAGAATTAAAGATATGTTAAATATGTCTATGGCAGACATGACAGGCCAATCATTTGAGAAAATTGAAAAGGACACTGATAGAGATTATTTTCTAAGTGCGGAAGAGGCAAAAAACTATGGCTTAATTGATAGAGTAATAACACATCCAAGCGAGGCAAATCAATCTTAAATTTTCTAAATAAATTTTTTAATTTTCATTTTTAAATTAATAATTTTTTGGTTTATTTACACCTTTAATGTCTAAAATATTAATTATTAAATGCAAAGAAGCTACAACTAATGACCCAACTCTTTTACGACACGGATGCAGATCTAAGTCTTTTAAATAATAAAACAATTGCGATTATTGGATATGGTTCACAAGGTCACGCACATGCCCTTAATCTTAAAGATAGCGGCTTAGATGTAATTGTCGGTTTATATAAAGGAAGTAAGTCTGAAAGCAAAGCTATTAGCGATGGTCTACAAGTGTTTAGTGTTTCCGAAGCTTGCGCAAAAGCAGACTGGATCATGATTCTCCTCCCAGATGAGTTTCAGAAAGATGTTTACCTCAAGGAAATAGAACCAAACTTAAAAGAAGGAAAGATATTAAGTTTTGCTCATGGCTTTAATATAAGATTCGGACTTATCAAACCTCCTGGTTTTGTGGATGTTGTAATGATTGCACCAAAAGGACCTGGACATACTGTTCGTTGGGAATATCAGAATGGTCAAGGTGTTCCTGCACTATTCGCAGTTGAGCAGGATTCTTCTGGAAGTGCAAGATCATTGGCGATGGCTTATGCCAAAGGTATTGGGGGAACGCGCGCTGGAATACTTGAAACAAATTTCAAAGAAGAAACAGAAACTGATTTATTTGGCGAACAAGCGGTATTATGCGGAGGCTTATCAGAACTTGTTAAATCAGGCTTTGAAACTCTTGTAGAGGCAGGTTATCAACCAGAGCTTGCATACTTCGAGTGTTTACATGAAGTTAAACTTATTGTTGATTTAATGGTAAAGGGAGGCTTATCCCAAATGAGAGATTCCATTTCCAATACTGCAGAATATGGAGATTATGTAAGTGGTAAAAGACTTATCAATAGTGATACAAAGAAAGAAATGCAGAAAATCCTAAAAGATATTCAAGATGGAACTTTCGCTAAGAATTTTGTGGAAGAATGCGATAAAAACAAACCGTTAATGACAAAATTAAGAGAAGAGAACTCAGAACATGAAATTGAGAAAGTAGGTAAAGGTCTACGCTCGATGTTCAGTTGGCTGAGATAAATTTATTTTTAATATTCCTTGGATCGATTGGTTTTGATTTATTGATCGGCGATCCAAGATTCTTAATCCACCCTGTTCAAGTAATTGGCTTTTACATAAAAAAAATATCTGATTACCTCATAAAAAATTTTGGGAAAAATAAAAATATATTGTTTTGGGGAGGTTTAATCTTAGCTATATCCACCATTGGAATGAGTTTTGGTTTAGGGAAATTAATAGAACTCAGTTATGTGCAATCACGAAATAATTTTTTTAGTGGGTTGTTAATTCTTTTTGGACTTTCAAGTTGTATTGCGACTAAGGGACTTATTTCAAGTGTGAAAGAGATTGCAGAGCTAATAGAACGCGAAGAAATTAATCACCATAATAAAAGAATAATCAAAGAGAAGGTTCAAAGGATAGTAAGTAGGGATGTAAGTTCATCCTCTTTAGAACATCTTTTGAGATCAAGTACAGAGAGTCTTACCGAAAATTCTGTTGATGGAATATTTGGGCCATTATTTTGGATTTTTATTGGAATTTTTTTTATGAAATTTTCAATTTTTCTGCCAGGGCCTTTATCACTTGGTTTTTCTTATAAAGCCATAAGTACTTTAGATTCAATGATAGGTTACAAATATGATTATTTTAGATATTTAGGTTTTTTCAGTGCAAAAATCGAAGATATTTTTACGTTTGTTCCTTCAAGATTAGTTTTATTAACATTACCTTTAGTTAGTCCCAAAATTAATGAGTATGGATCAATCATAAAAAAAAGTTATCTTGATGGTAAAAAATATGATTCGCCTAATGCTGGGATTTCAGAAGCTATATTTGCTTATATTTCCGGTATAAAATTGGGTGGAAAAAGTAAATATAAAAATGAGATTATTGAAAAGCCAATAATCAATGCGAATGGAGATAATTGCACTGGAGAAAAAATTAAATTAATTTGTAAATTAATTTTGAGATTACAATTTTTATGGATAATAATTTTTTTCTTAATTTTTTTTAATTTCGACTTTAATTTAATAATAAATTAGTTTAAAAATTACTAAAATAAATAATAAAAAATCTATGCAAAATAACGGTTCTCAAATAGAAAATCAAAATGATGATTCAACTGATAAGCCATCCACCGATAATGAATACTCAAAATGGGTAGATAATCAGGGGGATGAAGTAAAGAATGTTTTTGGATTTAATAGCAGTGCTGAACTTGTAAATGGTAGAGCAGCAATGATCGGATTCTTAATGCTCATATTAACCGAGTTAGTTTTTAGCGGCAGACCTGTTACTTCTTCAATTTTTGGTATTAATTAAAAATGGAAGCAAAAAAATCTAATCCAATAAAAGTATTCTTATACATATCTGTATGGGTTATTATTTGGGGCACTTTAGGATCTTTGATCGATTTTCCTCTATATAAAAATAAAATCTACTTAGAAGGAAGCATATATCAATATCTTACTTTCACAGTTACAGCGATAATTTCTATTGTATCTGCAAAGTTTTTTTATAAGAAAATTGATTTATAAAAACTTGTACCTAAATTTCTTAATAATTTTTGCTGGTTCTTTACTTTCACTGGACTCGTAAAGTATCCATTGATGCGTTTCAGTATCATGATCACAACCATAATTTCCAGATAGATTATCGTAACTTGAAAGATATGAGTGACAATTTTGGTCTGCCTCAAAAGCAGAGTCATAACATGTTAGAAAATAAATCAAAAATAGAACAGTTATTAATAAAAAAAATACTTGAGAGACTAAATTAATTAACTTCATACGATATTCTAAAATTTAAATATATCATCTAAAAAAATTTTTCGATCTAAAAATATAGCTAACGACCAACATTAAATACAAAGTCATGGAATTCTTGATTCTTTAAATACAGGATGACTAGCAATACTAAAATAATATTTAAGCCTATTACTATTGATCCAAAAATATTTATTTGTTTTTTACCTGGCAAAGTGTAAGTAAATTTCTTGCCTTTAAGAAAACCAGCTAAGCCTTTTTTTTCTTTTTTTGTTTCTTTTATTTGAGTATTTTGAGTATTATTCTTAACTTCATTATCAGAAAAACCTTTTACCATTGCAAATTAAATAACAAATTTATAATATTCCAAAAAAATAAATTATTTTAATAATTAACAATTTTTAATCACATATGGGATCATTAATGAATTTCTCTCATTTGATGAATTATTAAAAAAATAAGCTTCAATAATTTCCGTTTGTAGCCCCAATAAACTAGATTGACATGTGAATCTATTTTGGCCAAATACTGCTAATTGAAGTTTTTCTATTTCAGAAACTAATTCTTTACATACATGGGTTCCAGAATCTTTAAAACAATCCCTAGATTGTTTTAAAATCTTAGACTTTGTTGGTATTGTTTCTGCCATAAGGAAATTTGATGATAATAAAAATTTTAAGAATAAAATAGTTAAAAATTTCATTACTTTTTAAGATTTCAAAATTTTGGATACTCCTGCAAGAGTTTTGCTTATTGAGCTAATTGCATTTTATTGAACTAAAAAAAAAAGATGCCCTAAAAGAGCATCTTGTTATTAAAAGAAGAAATAGACTAAAAAGATTACCCTTGAACTCTATCCTTAAAAAGTTTACCTGCAGAGAATGTTGGAACTCTTTTAGCGGGTATTGCTATTTTTTCGCCTGTCTTAGGGTTTAATCCCTGTCTTGCAGAACGATCTCTTGGTTCGAAAGAGCCAAATCCTAGTATAGAGACTTTTTTGCCTTCCACTACTGAATCAACAATAGTTTCAATAGCTGCATCAACAACTAAAGAAACATCAGTTTTTGTGAGCTCTGTACGAGCTGCAACAAGATTTACTAAATCAGCTTTGTTCATTGAAATTTAAATTAATGCAAAGGTTTAAAAAAAAGATTTAAATCGAGTTTTAAACCTCGAACTTCCACATCATATGGAGCAAATACAAATACGGCAACCGAAAATGCCGGCGGCGCAAAGCTTTATACAAATTTTAGGGACATTTTTAGCGACATTATTTAATTTTATCGCCATACATTTTTCTTATGTGAGAAAGAACATCTTTTACTAGATAACAGCTAAAGAGACTGGTATCACTGGGTTTATCCTTAAAAATATACCTACATTTAGCAAAGGGGAAGAACGTCAAAGTGGGATGAATTTAAGAATTTGAGCTATTTATTATGTTTTATTAATTTTCAGATATATTTCCTTCTCATCACATGAAAAAACATAATTTGTATTTTGAAATCAAGAAAAATCTGTTTTCTCATTAATAAACTTTCTCTCTAAATCGTTTTATGCACTAAGGAGATGGATGAAGAAATTCTAATTAATTAGAAAATTAATACTCTCCAAGATCTAATAAAGTTGATTAGTGAAGCCTTAAATTTGAGTTTTTTTTTTAATTTTGCATCTATTATTTAAATATCAGTAATTTAAATAAATTATCTCAATATTTAACTAATCAATGATAAAGAGAAAGTGATTCATCTCAATAAAGGTAACCCATTTCCTTTAGGGAGTTCTCTAACTTCTCAAGGGGTTAATTTTTCCTTAATAGCCACAAATGCAGAATATGTAGAAATCTTATTGTTTGAGAAAGAGGACTCTATTTCCCCAAAAAGTATATTCAAATTAGATCAAACTCATAATAAAGGTCCTTACTGGCATGCGGAAATAAATAATCTAGATGAAGGTTGTATTTATGCTTTTAGAGTAAAACAAAAAAATAACGAAATTAATAACAACTACGAAAAAAAAGTTTTACTTGATCCATGTTCAAGGGGTATTACCGGATGGGGAAGTTATAAAAGAAAAAATGCATTAAAGACGTACGAAAATACTGATTCTTGTCTTAAAAGCGTTGTTTGCGATAGAAAACTATTTAATTTTAAGGATTATCCAAGACCGAACCATTCTTGGGAAGAAACAATTATTTATGAACTCCATATCAATGCTTTCACCGAATCAACTGATAAAGATGAAAGTTGCTTTAAGAAATTTTTAAAAAAAATTCCGTATCTCAAAGAACTGGGTATTACAACAATTGAATTACTTCCAATTTTTTGTTTTGATCCTAATGATGCCCCAAATGGTCTAAAAAATTTTTGGGGTTATAGTCCAATTAATTGGTTTACTCCGCATTTTGAGTATCTCTCTAATGAATCTGCCAAAAAGAATAGAGAGGAATTTAGAAGATTTGTAGAGGAATGCCATAAAGCAGACATTGAAGTCATCTTAGATGTTGTATACAATCACACTTCCGAAGGGGATTCAAAAGGGCCAGCAATCTCTTGGAAAGGTATAGATGAAAATCTTTATTACTTTATTGGAAAAGATAAAAATTATCAGGACGTCTCCGGATGTGGTAATACTATTGCAGCAAACAGAGGATTAGTTAGAAAACTAATAGTTGAATCATTAAAATGTTGGGCGAGTGAATTAGGAGTAGATGGTTTTAGATTTGATTTAGGAATTGCCCTATCAAGAGGCGAAAATCTTTTACCGCTTGATAATCCTCCAATTTTTGAAGATATAGAATGTGAACCAGAACTTATCGATATCAAGTTCATAAGTGAGCCATGGGATTGTGGCGGTTTATATAAATTAGGTGATTTCCCATCTAAAAATACTTTTACTTGGAATGGTCATTTTAGAGATGACTTGCGAAGATTTTGGAAGGGAGATAAAGATACTGCTTGGAATATGAGTGATAAAATAATGGGTACTCCATCTATTTATAAAGAAGATAATATTTTTCCAAAATCAATAAATTTTATTACTTCACATGATGGATTCACTCTCAAAGATTTAGTAACATTCAATAGAAAACATAATTTTTCCAATAGAGAACAAAATAGAGATGGTGATAATCATAATAATTCTTGGAATCATGGCGCAGAGGGACCAACTTCAAACTCATTAATCAATGATTTAAGAAAAAGACAACAAAAAAATCTAATTCTTAGTTTACTTATCTCTAAAGGTGTTCCAATGATACTAATGGGCGATGAAATAGGAAGGTCTCAAGGTGGCAATAATAATTCTTGGTGCCAAAATAATTTATTAGGTTGGATGAATTGGGATAATGGTCAACAAGATTTGGAATTATTGGAATATTTTAAATACGTTATAAAAATTCGAAAAAAACTAATAAACATTTTTAATCCATCATTCTTACCTAACAATCAAAAGAACGAAAATATTCCCACATATCATTGGCATGGAACTAAATTAGATAGCCCCGATTGGAGCAGTTGGTCTCACACAGTTGTCTTTAGCATAAACAAAGGCAAAACTAATCCTATGGTATGGGTAGGTTTAAATGCATATTCAAAAAGTATCGACTTCCCCTTGCCAAAATGTAAATATAATTGGTTTAAAGTTATTGATACTAGTATGCCTGAAATTTTCGAACCCTCAAAGATAAATGAAAAATATGTTTCAGTAAAGAGTAGAAGCTCTTTATTAATTATTTCAGAAGAAATATTTGGGGTGAAAAAAAATATATTCTAAAAGCGGGCGGCGGGAATCGAACCCGCATCTTCAGCTTGGAAGGCTGAGGTTTTACCACTAAACCACGCCCGCAATAAGTAATAGAATTACCATTGCAATAATACATTATCAAACAATCAACAAAGTAAAAAGATTGGAAAATTCACACTCGAAAAAAAATATCGCCAGACAAACAACAAGATTGATGGTTTCCTATGGTCTAGGAGATGCGGGCACAGGTTTAGTAGCAACACAATTTGGTTTTTTTCTCTTCAAATTCTTCATTTCGGCTGGCCTACCGGTAATAATTGCTGGATCATTATTGATGTTAATCAAGATATGGGATGCAATAAATGATCCTTTAATTGGATGGTTAAGTGACCGGACAAAATCAAGATGGGGGCCTAGGATTCCTTGGATGGTGACAGCATCAGTTCCTCTTGGTTTTTCTTTGGCGGCAATATGGTGGACCCCAACAGGTTCAGTGCTTTACAAGACTATTTACTATGCCATTATTTCTATAATTGTAATGACTGCTTACACAAGTATCAATCTTCCTTTTGCAGCTCTATCAACCGAAATTTCCGAAAAAACAGCAATTAGAACAAGGTTAAACGCCTCAAGATTTACTGGCTCAATAATTGCAGGATTAACTGGCTTGATAATTGCTGGTGTTGTTTTAAGTTCTGAAGGATCAGCAAATAATGATTATTTCTTAATGGGTAAAATAAGTGGTTGCATAGCAGTTACAACAACACTAATTTCATGTTGGGGATTAGCTCCATTTGCAAAAAAAGCCAGAAGGCCCTCCGGAAAAGCAGAAGCTATAACACTTCAATTTAAAAGGATCTTCAGAAATAAAAAATTTCTCAAAGTTATTACACTTTATATTCTGCTTTGGTGCGCCTTACAATTGATGCAAACAGTGGCATTAATCTATGTAGAGGATGTGCTAAATCTACCAACATATATTGCGAAGTGGGTCCCGATACCTTTCCAAATTAGCGCTTTAGTGGGTTTACAAATATGGACCAGAGTATCAAATAAATTGAATAGAATTTCAGCTTTAAACTATGGAGCGATTATGTGGATTATTTCATGTACGGCAGCTTTATTTTTGCCTTCATTGTCAAAAATTACAGGTGTTGGAGATAGTTTATTTCTAAATGCAGGTAACGTATTTCTTCTCATTCTTTTAATTTTCATAATCTGTCTGATTGGAATTGGAGCTTCAACCGCTTTTCTTATCCCTTGGTCATTACTTCCTGATGCAATAGACGAAGATCCAGAGAAACCAGCAGGATTATATACTGCTTGGATGGTACTTATTCAGAAAATTGGTATCGCGTTAAGTGTTCAATTATTAGGATTTTTGTTGTATTTATCTGATTATCAATCATGCTTTGTTGATAGTGATGGTCTAGATGTTATAGAACAATGCTACTCAGCACAATTAACTATTAGATTATGTATTGGTTTTATACCCTCAATATTGGTAATAATTGGTCTTTTAATCATGAGAAAATGGGATCGAAAATTAATTACAAACTAATATAAAGATATGTATTATCCTAATTTTTTTAAAAGACTTCTAAGCAGCTTAATCATTGGCGGGCAAGCTATTTATTATATCTTTAGAGGTAAAATCTCCAAAAATGATCTCTTTGACCAACTTATGGAGTCAGGTCCTGGAAGTTTGTTAATTGTATTAATTACAGGAATTGCGGCAGGTACAGTTTTTAATATTCAAGTTGCATCACAACTTACAAGTATGGGGGTTTCAAGTGAAATTGGAGGCTTATTAGCAGTAGGCATGGCAAGAGAAATGGCTCCTCTTCTAACTGCTACTTTAATGACTGGAAAGGTTGCCACTGCCTATGCTGCTCAACTAGGCACTATGAAAGTTACAGAACAAATTGAGGCAATAACCATGTTAAGGACGGAACCAGTCCAATATTTGGTAGTCCCAAGGTTACTATCGATGGTAATAATGTCTCCAATACAGTGTCTTTTGTTTTTATCTGTAGCTTTATGGAGCGGACAAATTTGGAGCACAATTTTTTATAAAGTTCCTCCAATAGTTTTTTGGACATCTGTAAGATCAGGTAATGTTAGTTTAACCAGTACAGACTTGACTTCAATGTTAATAAAATCTGTAGTGTTCGGATTACTTATCTCAATCATTTCTTGTGGATATGGACTCACAACTAAAGGCGGTCCAAAAGAAGTTGGAACAAGTACAACAGGCGCAGTTGTAATGACTCTCGTTACTGTATCTTTAATGGATGTATTACTAACACAAATTTTATTTGGATGAAACTATGTTTAACACTAAATCAAAAAAAGAGGAACCAGTAATAATAGCACCATCATTTCAGTTGCCAATCATTCTTATATTTTTAAGTTTTATGCTTTTGTTTTTGAATATTGGTTATTTGCCAACCATAGTTTCTGCTTCTTTTAGCTTTTTTTTATTACTTCAGTCATTTACCTTAAGAATAAAAATAACAAATGATGATTTTATCGTTTTACAATTAGGAAAAGAGATTCGAATTTTCCCATTCAAGAACTGGATATCATGGAAATTCTTTTTCCCTATAATCCCAGGTATTTTTTATTTTAGAGAAAAGTCCAGTCCTCATTTATTACCAATATTATTTAATCCAAAGCAATTAAAAGATGAGCTCATAAAAAAAGTCGACTCCCTTGAAATTAAAAATTCTTAAAATTTAGACTTTGCCAAATCATCAAAATTATTTAAATGAACAATAAAGAAATTTCCGAAAATAATCCCGAAAAGGAATTAATAATAGATAAGTCAATTTCAGAGGATAAAACCAAACAAATTGGTAAGAAAAATACAACGCAAAATAAAAAAATTACACCAAAAAACGACAAATCAACTAAACCTTTTGATGAAATTTCTAATGAAATTTTTAGAGATCTCGTTTCAAAAAAAGACTCTTTAATTAAAGAAATAAAAGAGTTAGAAACCAAAAAAAGTGAAATAGAAAAAGATATTGATTCAAATTTTAAAGGACAGTCAGATAATATCGCAAAAAGAGTTAAAGGCTTTCAAGAGTACTTAACTGGGGCCTTGCAGAATCTTTCACAAAACGTAGAGAAACTTGAATTAGTTTCTCAACCAATAATCGTAAAGCCATCTCCTCTTGATGACAAAAAGCAAAACAACAGCACAAATAATGTAGTTAATGTTCCTGCTCTTTCTGAAACATTTAAGCCAGATGAAGAGATTATAAAAAGTTGCTTTTCAAGTTTTACAGAACAACCTGATTTTTATGCTGAACCTTGGAAATTAAGACGAAGTCTTGATTCATCAGATATAGAAATTATGGATGATTGGTTCTTTAATATGGGCGGAAGAGGTTCTCTTGAAAGTAGAGGATCTCGACAAAAAAACGCCTTGTTAACAGCGGGTTTAATATCTATTCTTGGCGAATTATATGGAGATCAGTTTCAGACTCTTATCCTAGCTTCACAGCCTGAACGATTAGGTGAATGGAGAAGAATTCTTCAAGATTCACTTGGTCTCACAAGGGATGACTTTGGACCTAATAGTGGGATTGTTCTTTTTGAAAGGCCTGAAGGTGTCATAGAGAGAGCTGATAGATTGGAAGCGAATGAAGAATTACCATTTATTATTATTGACGCGGCAGAAACCTCTGTTGAAATTCCAATACTTCAATTCCCATTATGGGTTGCATTTGCTGGTTCAGATAATGAAATTTACGATGATCTTGAACTAAACTAAGGTTTATGAATATCTTAATAATTTTTACAAGTTATCTTTTAGGATCACTTCCGACAGGTTTTTTAATTGGAAAATATCTCAAAAATATAGATCTAAGAACTATGGGTTCTGGATCTACAGGTGCCACAAATGTCTTAAGAAATGTTGGGAAATGGCCAGCACTTTTTGTGTTTATCATTGACGTTGGGAAAGGCCTTATTGCAGTAAAAATTGCTCAATATTATGCAGATCAAGGATTAATAGAGGTAATAGCAGGGATATCCGCCATCTCAGGACATATTTGGCCAATATGGCTTAGAGGTAAAGGAGGAAAAGCTGTTGCTACTGGATTAGGTATGTTTTTAGCTCTTTCTTGGAAAGTTGGACTCGCATCTCTTGGCATTTTTTTAATAGTTCTAACAAAAACTAAATTTGTTTCTTTATCCAGTATTTCAGCTGCAATCTTACTTCCTATTTTTATGTTTTTTTATCTAGGTAAATTTATGCACTCATACTTTTTTATAAGTTTAATTGTGGCATTATTAGTAATCTGGAAACATAGAACAAACATAACGAGATTGCTTAAGGGAGAAGAATCCAAAATTAATCAGAATCAATAGATTTAAATATTTCTATTAGAGCTTTATTAGGATCTAAAGCTTTTGAAATTGATCTGCCAATGACTAACTTAGAAGCCCCATTATCTATTGCTTCATAGGGAGTCATAATCCTATTTTGATCATCTTTATTGTCAACATTTAATCTGATACCTGGTGTAATAAGTTCAAAATTATCATTATAAATAGATCTCAACATTTTTACCTCCCAAGGGGAACAGACACATCCATCTAATCCAGCATCAAAAGATAACTTTGCAAGTCTTAATACATTTTCTTCAATTGAATTATTTCTATCAAGATCAGTTTGAAAATCTTTAAGAGAAAAGCTTGTTAAGACAGTTATTCCTATAACCAATGGGGGTTTTACA contains:
- a CDS encoding TRAM domain-containing protein, producing the protein MTDILVLILFVLSGAASGWLGVDLLPVDTLKQVSNVEGFRIVLAIIGFFIGLAAGFVFLQLRKTFLDQIRTMPTDLLISRSVGLILGLLVANLLLAPILLIPFPREVFFAKPLAAILSNIFFGVLGYKLADTHGRTLLRLFNPSNTDAYLVNEGILPAASPKILDTSVIIDGRINGLLSCGLLEGQLIIAQSVIDELQTLADSSSNEKRSKGRRGLKLLKELRDLYGRRLVINPTKYEGNGVDEKLLKITEDMSGTLITADYNLSQIAEVKELKVMNLSDLVIALRPEVQPGESLNIKIVREGKEKMQGIGYLDDGTMVVIDEAKNFVGSRLDIVITGALQTPTGRMVFGKLINNPESNKSFKSPATQG
- a CDS encoding ATP-dependent Clp protease proteolytic subunit; the encoded protein is MTVSAPYYGENTVMRTPPPDLPSLLLKERIVYLGLPLFSDDDAKRQLGMDVTELIIAQLLYLEFEDPEKPIYFYINSTGTSWYTGDAVGFETEAFAICDTISYIKPPVHTICIGQAMGTAAVILSSGTKGQRAALPHASIVLHQPISGARGQATDIQIRAEEVLKNKKSMLEILSRNTGKTIEELSKDSDRMSYLNPQEALDYGVIDRILTSQKDLPNKI
- a CDS encoding ATP-dependent Clp protease proteolytic subunit, which encodes MPIGTPSVPYRLPGSQYERWVDIYTRLGVERILFLGQEVNDGIANSLVAQMLYLDSDDNSKPIYLYINSPGGSVTAGLAIYDTIKYVKSDVVTICVGLAASMGAFLLAAGTKGKRVALPHSRIMIHQPLGGTSQRQASDIEIEAKEILRIKDMLNMSMADMTGQSFEKIEKDTDRDYFLSAEEAKNYGLIDRVITHPSEANQS
- the ilvC gene encoding ketol-acid reductoisomerase gives rise to the protein MTQLFYDTDADLSLLNNKTIAIIGYGSQGHAHALNLKDSGLDVIVGLYKGSKSESKAISDGLQVFSVSEACAKADWIMILLPDEFQKDVYLKEIEPNLKEGKILSFAHGFNIRFGLIKPPGFVDVVMIAPKGPGHTVRWEYQNGQGVPALFAVEQDSSGSARSLAMAYAKGIGGTRAGILETNFKEETETDLFGEQAVLCGGLSELVKSGFETLVEAGYQPELAYFECLHEVKLIVDLMVKGGLSQMRDSISNTAEYGDYVSGKRLINSDTKKEMQKILKDIQDGTFAKNFVEECDKNKPLMTKLREENSEHEIEKVGKGLRSMFSWLR
- the cobD gene encoding cobalamin biosynthesis protein CobD, which gives rise to MAEINLFLIFLGSIGFDLLIGDPRFLIHPVQVIGFYIKKISDYLIKNFGKNKNILFWGGLILAISTIGMSFGLGKLIELSYVQSRNNFFSGLLILFGLSSCIATKGLISSVKEIAELIEREEINHHNKRIIKEKVQRIVSRDVSSSSLEHLLRSSTESLTENSVDGIFGPLFWIFIGIFFMKFSIFLPGPLSLGFSYKAISTLDSMIGYKYDYFRYLGFFSAKIEDIFTFVPSRLVLLTLPLVSPKINEYGSIIKKSYLDGKKYDSPNAGISEAIFAYISGIKLGGKSKYKNEIIEKPIINANGDNCTGEKIKLICKLILRLQFLWIIIFFLIFFNFDFNLIIN
- a CDS encoding high light inducible protein, with the protein product MQNNGSQIENQNDDSTDKPSTDNEYSKWVDNQGDEVKNVFGFNSSAELVNGRAAMIGFLMLILTELVFSGRPVTSSIFGIN
- a CDS encoding HU family DNA-binding protein, with the protein product MNKADLVNLVAARTELTKTDVSLVVDAAIETIVDSVVEGKKVSILGFGSFEPRDRSARQGLNPKTGEKIAIPAKRVPTFSAGKLFKDRVQG